The following proteins are encoded in a genomic region of Corticium candelabrum chromosome 11, ooCorCand1.1, whole genome shotgun sequence:
- the LOC134186457 gene encoding ras-related protein Rab-39B-like, producing the protein MMSTSDLNFEYQFRLILIGDSTVGKSSLLRQFTEGRFIEVSDPTVGVDFHARIVNLDGVPIKLQLWDTAGQERFRSITRSYYRNAAGGLLVYDITNRTSFEHVKEWLDEASRCAEPNRVVFIMVGHKTDQVKQRRVTTQEGEQLAEQLGIQFVETSAKSGTHVEDAFYKVAKEIYRLLQTGEVRVKDGWDGVKKATPRRGINAAAVAPGPQQPPTSKRKADGCCG; encoded by the coding sequence ATGATGTCGACTTCTGACTTGAACTTTGAGTATCAATTTCGATTGATTCTCATAGGCGACAGTACCGTAGGTAAGTCCTCTCTGCTGCGTCAGTTTACAGAGGGCCGATTCATCGAGGTGAGTGATCCCACAGTCGGAGTCGACTTCCACGCTCGGATAGTCAATCTAGATGGTGTGCCCATCAAGCTCCAGTTGTGGGACACGGCTGGGCAGGAACGTTTTCGGTCAATCACCCGTTCGTATTATCGAAATGCAGCCGGTGGGTTGCTCGTGTATGACATCACTAACAGAACGAGTTTCGAGCATGTCAAGGAATGGCTGGACGAAGCAAGTCGTTGTGCTGAACCTAATCGTGTCGTTTTCATAATGGTCGGCCATAAGACCGACCAAGTAAAGCAAAGGCGGGTAACTACTCAGGAAGGCGAGCAATTGGCTGAGCAACTGGGCATTCAGTTTGTAGAGACTTCTGCCAAGTCAGGAACGCACGTTGAGGACGCTTTCTATAAGGTCGCGAAGGAAATCTACCGCTTGTTGCAAACAGGAGAAGTCAGAGTGAAAGATGGCTGGGATGGAGTAAAGAAAGCAACACCTAGAAGAGGCATCAATGCAGCAGCAGTGGCTCCTGGGCCTCAACAACCACCGACTAGTAAACGGAAAGCAGACGGGTGCTGTGGTTGA
- the LOC134187035 gene encoding interleukin-1 receptor-associated kinase 1-binding protein 1 homolog encodes MAAALPIRPAEVFASLANRSAKRDEKTSIATESRSIMVSGVAAVEVAPDQILLSVSVVSSKNSVEEAKSSVKRRCDYIKQVLRNHSLKENEYETSTAVWKDQNAWNVRSDFSVPFVDASVCEKVENVLVEKLQTGVLVSRPVFSHTQQCIEAGRQRACLQAVQNARNKAVLIARSLKEEVGRVFSVCEESMEEIFSESNGTNVEEDVMTTRNQMKSCKRIFQATVTIVFELKPHKAGQVGRKH; translated from the coding sequence ATGGCGGCAGCATTGCCAATTCGTCCTGCAGAAGTCTTCGCATCTTTGGCGAATAGATCAGCAAAACGCGACGAGAAAACTTCCATTGCCACTGAAAGTAGGTCGATAATGGTCTCTGGTGTAGCAGCAGTTGAGGTCGCTCCTGATCAGATTTTACTCTCAGTTTCGGTTGTGAGTTCAAAGAATAGCGTAGAAGAGGCCAAGTCCAGCGTCAAACGTCGATGTGATTACATAAAACAGGTGTTAAGAAATCACAGTTTGAAAGAGAATGAATATGAGACATCAACCGCCGTTTGGAAAGACCAGAATGCTTGGAATGTCAGATCAGACTTTTCTGTACCCTTTGTTGATGCATCCGTATGTGAGAAGGTCGAAAATGTTTTGGTTGAAAAACTTCAAACTGGAGTGTTGGTTTCTCGGCCAGTCTTTTCTCACACTCAGCAATGTATCGAGGCTGGAAGACAAAGAGCATGTCTGCAAGCTGTTCAAAATGCAAGGAATAAAGCAGTTTTGATTGCTCGGTCATTGAAGGAGGAAGTTGGTCGAGTGTTTAGTGTTTGTGAGGAGTCAATGGAGGAAATTTTTAGTGAATCGAATGGAACAAATGTTGAAGAGGATGTGATGACCACCAGGAATCAGATGAAGTCATGCAAACGTATTTTTCAAGCTACCGTCACCATTGTGTTTGAGCTAAAACCACACAAAGCTGGACAAGTTGGAAGGAAACATTAA